In the genome of Pontibacter actiniarum, the window GCAGATAGCCGCCCAGGAAGTAAAACAGGAAGCATACGAAGATCAGCCCCACATTCAGGTTAGCGAGGCTCTGCTTCACATCCCGGATGGTGCTGGCGAACTCATCCTTCTCTGCCGGGTTATCCACTGTCGCCCCGCCTTCCTCGACGTCCTCGCCTTGCGCGGCCACCTGGCCAGCGGCGTACTGCGCGGCCGGCGACGGAGCGGCATCAATGCCAAACGCAGCCGAGACGCCCGTAACGGCCACAAAGGAAAGTACAATCCAGAGCAGAAACTGCGTGAGGCCCACGGCGGCGATGCCGATGATCTTGCCCATCATCAACTGAAACGGCTTCACCGACGAAATCATCACCTCCACAATACGGCTGGTCTTCTCCTCTATCACGCCCCGCATAATCTGCACCCCGTACAGGAAGATGAAGAAGTATATGACCACGGCACCGACCACGCCTGCTATTGAGGTAATGATGGCGTTGTTGTCCTTCTCTCCCTGGTCACTCAGGTTAATGGCCGTCAGGTCAACGTTTGCTTTTATCTTATCGAGCGTTTCGCGGTCCAGGCCGGAGGCCAGGTAGCGCTGGCTTTCGATCTCCTTCTCCAGCATGTTCTCCAGGCGCACCTGTGTCTGTATGCTGATGTTCTTCTTGCCGTACACCACAAAGCCCTCGGGGTTGCTCAAAGACATCTCCGGGATGTACAGCAGCGCCGTGTTATCGGTCTCCTGGTACACGGTTTTGGCCTGATCGAGGGTGCCGGCCAGCGGAATGAAGTTCAGGTCCTTCTTGTTCTGCAGCTTCCCTTCGAACAGGCCGCTCTTGTCCAGTACCATCACC includes:
- a CDS encoding ABC transporter permease is translated as MSKVWLIIQREYLSRVRKKSFIIMTLLTPLLLATFMVLPGLLISMSDETETVMVLDKSGLFEGKLQNKKDLNFIPLAGTLDQAKTVYQETDNTALLYIPEMSLSNPEGFVVYGKKNISIQTQVRLENMLEKEIESQRYLASGLDRETLDKIKANVDLTAINLSDQGEKDNNAIITSIAGVVGAVVIYFFIFLYGVQIMRGVIEEKTSRIVEVMISSVKPFQLMMGKIIGIAAVGLTQFLLWIVLSFVAVTGVSAAFGIDAAPSPAAQYAAGQVAAQGEDVEEGGATVDNPAEKDEFASTIRDVKQSLANLNVGLIFVCFLFYFLGGYLLYGSLFGAIGAAVDNETDTQQFMMPITIPLVISFIMSYSVVLKNPDGPVAFWMSIIPLTSPIVMMVRVPFGVPAWELLLSMGLLVAGFIFTTWIASRIYRVGILMYGKKVNYKELSKWLFYRV